The DNA window TTTTGGGAGCCAGAAGCCTCCAAATCTCTTCCATTATTTACAGCCTCGTTGGTAATTATTTCCACTGGGGTCACGTCATTTTGCAATGTATCGTTTTGGATGGTGGTTGGAAGATTGGGGCTAGCGTTCTTTCTAATGTTAACTTTGGGCTTCGGTGAGGACTTGTACTGCCACCTTCCAGGACGCCTGTTAAGCTTAAATGAGTTGGGGCTCACCACCGATACTGGTTCTTCCTGTACAGCGtttgcatttgctttcgtCCGATACGAATGACGAGAGGTAGTTTCAGTGGCGGATGGAGTTATTACCAGTTTGGAACTATGGGTGTGCTTATTCCTCCTGAAATGAAAGTTGGTTGGTGAAATGACATGAGACCTccaaatacttttaaaagagGTATTgaggtataatgatttcagtcagaagtttccaacgcagtgaaggagacgcttccgaccccataaagtatatatattcttgatcagcgtcactagacgcgtcgatctagccatgtccgtctgtccgtccgtctgtctgtccgttttaaagctttaaaaactttcccttctttctattgcaggtagtatataagtcggaacaaGCCGGATCGGACAGCTAAATATTATAGCTCCcttaggaactatcggggaaagaatttaaaaaatttgtttaacataaaaccttataagcttggaaataccattttctaattagtttttaatttcgaaataaattttatcaaaatcggacgatttaTCATATAGAtgctataggaacgatcggaaaattagtggtaaaataataatgaaaaaattacATCTTCGTACTCTTCgtacatattttaattggttttgaatttcgaattatattttataaaaatcggaatccttcaaaatttcacatggtgttactaaagatgcttatttcttataactgtaagggtatacaagcttcggcttgccgaagtttacttccttttttttgttattatattgatatatatatttagtcaCCAAACTTCCTTGTAGACCACAATAATATTACCTTTTTCCCTTGGGTCGAGAGGACTTTCTGGAGCTCGACGATCCTCTGTTGTCCCGGCCACTCTGCTGGCTCTTGCGTGGTGGCTTACTGGACAACTGGGTTTGAGAAGAGGACTCCTTCAGAGTTCTACTGGGCTGGATTGAGGACGCAACTGGCTTGTTGATCCGCGTCTGCCGGGGCTTGCTCTTTTTCTCAGCGCTCGACAGGGGATGCACCGCAGAGACTTTTGAGAACTTGGCCGACTCCTTGGTCGCCGTTACAATGCTCTTGAACTCACTTGACCTCGTTTGATAGCCATGGATAGGCTCCTTTTTGGACGGATACACCCTTTGGCGGTCGGCCTCGTTTTTCGACTTAAAGTTGACCAGACGATAGGTTTCTTCTGCAAACTGTTCGGGCTGGCGAGACAGTAAGTCGTACTCGGGGGTGTTCAAAAGGGTTTGGATGGGCGAGTTAGAGAGACTTATGTTGTAGGGTTCTATCTCCGACGCTTTAGTTTCGGCAATTACATTCGAGTGAGTCACAATTAGAGGCGTTGGCTTAATTCCGaccttttccttttctttcttAATTACTTTCGGTTTAGTTTCTATAATGTTAACTATCTCGTGAGTGTTGTTGGCTTGTAGTTCTATAATACAAAACCAGAGTACCATATTATTTACACAGGTTAgtgtaatatattaaattgggAAATATTACAAGGGATTCTAACTGATAATATCAAACTTACCGAACGCTGGAGAGCTTTGGGGAGAGAATACCATAACTGTATTCCCGATAGTAGTTGTAAAGTCCAGAAATCCGTAAACAGTTTGAGTAAGTAACTCGGTATCTCCGCAGGTAGCTAGAGAAAAGGTTTCCAAAGTCAAGGTTTAGTTCAGTTTATTCACTTGGGAGCTCCCAGTTCTTGCAGAAGGAAGTAAAAACTCATTAGATTATACCACTTATAACATAAGAAGTTAAGGGGCAGAGCAATAGAGCACATATTTCCGTTCATTTTCGTCATTCCAAGCTAAGCTCGAGCTCTTTCAGAAGTTACGAGCACTAGAAGGCGTTACCCCCTGGTAAAATGCAAACACAAAGATTTCTTAAAACCGGTTTTCTGGAAACTTTTTCTGATTCGCAGGCGCAATCACTCAACAAAATATGTGTCCCATTTATTATGACTGTCAGAAATTAAGGAGGACATTGTAAAAATACCTTTTCTTAGTGAAATATAAGCAAatgttttcaatttcattataaacCGGTTTTTTACTGGTGGGGTAATTACTCTTGTGGAGCAAAAAAATGAGctaaaaacaattgaattgAGCTACCTTCAATCGTATATGGGAATTTGTAGTTTACCTCTTTTAACGAGGAGGTATAAATATGAACTTACCGCTTCTCAGGGCGCAAAGAATTAGCAGGTAGCGCAACATGTTTCTTAAACTGTACAGGTGAAAAGcttggaaaaaatgtttaaaatctgTAAGGCCAAGAAAAGTGAATATTGAGAAATTTATTAACAGTTAGCGGGCAATTAAACAGCTTTCACCCGaagtcatttaaaatatttaaacgcCTGTTGATAAAACTGTTTCCGATTTATGTACAGCACAAAACGTGAAATTAGTGTTGTTAAACTAAGGTATCGCGCTCTCGGCTTTTTACACTTTATTGCGTAGGGTAAAATTAAAAGACCATAAACACTTTAATTGGCCGCCGTGACACTTGTTGTCTTACTTTCGGGCCAGTACGTGGGTCTAAGAGTGAGTGTTGTGCCCATTGAGGGAGTTATTCAGGCAAGTAGGTCTGTTATGCAAAGTCTTTGTGGACTCATGCTCGCACGCTTaactttttttgggttttctaGGGTCGCATTGAGATCGATCATTAGTTACAAAATGGGGTTTGAGCCAATTCGCTGACGGCCAGCTCGTGTATCGCAGAGTTTATTCGACGCGACCGCTATCTCTTGGCATTGAATGGGCAGAAACATGGTAGGGTGGCCCATAACGATAAAATATGCTGTGCACGAGACACTTATATGCAATCTTTCGGTAGATCACTCTGGGGCTCGGTGTTTCAAAGGCAGTGTGCAAAACGCTTGGCTCCCAGAGAACTGGTCGGATCACTTTTGAAAAACATTGAAGCTAGCCGCGGAGTACGAGTAGTTTTCGCACCCACTGTATGTAACTAATGCACACGCACactaaaaaacacaaaggcaGCACAACATTAGGTCATTGAGAAACGCTCAATAGAGAAAGGCTCCGACCACACAAAAGATAATACATTCAGTTTCTTTTCTTCCGCGGGATAACTCACTTACACTTCGCTTGGGTGTGGGTTTCTTTTAATGGCAGCTCATATTCTCCTTGTTCGCCACTAGCTTGCCACATGGGTACGCAGATACTTTCGGCTAAAAGTGCATTTCTTAAGCACCTATTTGGGGGCAACTCGGTGCGACAACGACTATGCACTGATCTGGCTAAAACATACTCCGAGCGAAATCATTAAACCTCTGCTGGCCGAGACAATTATGAAACTGTAACACCAAGGTATGGCCACCGCGAAGCATAGAGCTGAAGTGACTCCGGACCCGAAGTTACCACGGACTGACTGCACACATGCGCAGGGGCCCGAAGAGAACGTCAACATCGCCAGCGCTGGTTGTGGTTGGCCAAAGAGTAGGGTTACTCGGCCCGATCCCAAAACCAGTTTGCCACTCTTGCTTTTCCGTTCCGATACGCCGTGGGAATATGTAAGCTTTCGATGGCCAAAGACAGATTTCTCGGCGAATCGGAGAGGTTTTTGCAAACTAGAGGgccaacaaattttaaaaaacctacTTTTTGAGGAAATTAGGGTTGCtaaaaccttttaaataaGCCTTTTTCCTATAGTTAAAAGCGGGAGATTTGTAAAtgtaaacatttaaaagttaatttttttaattatttttttatttaagtctCAAAACCGTTTTATTTAAGATATATTCATATACTTTATAATTCTTCAAATACAAGTTTCCAAATGTTTCCAGAACTAAAAAACCCTACGCTAAATAATGCTCAAGATCATTCGAATACTATTGCTCACTCCAACGGGCCTGACAGCAGTCGTAGGCTACACCCATGCCAAAGCCCATCCCCAGCCAAATGGGATAGGTTTGTGGACGCGTGAAGAACAGGGTGAAAACGCTGCCAATGATCAGGCCACTTCCCCCCTTCAGGCAAAAGTCGGCGATGCATTTGTCCATGGTGATGGTTTCCGCAGTCACAGCTGGAGGCTCCCTTTTGGGCTGTTTGTCGGAGGACTTGGGCGCATCATGAGACATTTTCGATCTTAAtggcaatttttaaaaatttcgagaAGTAGTATTTTTCTATGACGAACCTGACATTTGAACCGAAAACATGCCATTTGCCACCTACTTTTTCAAACTTTTGTATTACCATATTGATTATGctagctttataaaaaaatctcaagaattcgcgttcTACACAAGCTCCTAAAGAAGTACTAGATTccagaaaaaatatcttaaaaaaagttatttttgtataattatttatttaattttggaaCCTTTTTTATCATAATATAATACTTGTTATTTTTTCAAGAATTATGATCTAGGGGGTTAACAGCATTCCGATGGTGACGTaggctaaataaataaaaaccaccTCAAGGAAAGGAGATGGATGACTGCCATAGTTACAAAATCCTAGGCAACaatatttttgtgtatttCCGCCATGGCAACGGAGGGCTCGCGTGCCTCGAAAGATTGCGAACAGTGTCGCCTAAGTTCAAAACAGAGAAAGATGTGAAGGAATCGGACGAACCATGGACTGCAGAAGGAACTTCCTGGCCTACTTGGCCCTGTTTTTACACGTAGTCAGTAATTGTTGTTTAGCACCCGTGCAATGCGTGGACGCCCCGTTCATCCACATTCCGGGCAACGGAGTCATATCCGGAACGTATCTGAAGATGTTCCGAACCCAGAATATAAAGGCCTATCTCGGCATTCGGTACGCCCACGCCCGGAGGTTCCAACCGCCGGATATCGAACTAACACCGTGGAAGGGGATTTTCAACGCAACGGTCTTTCAGCCGGACTGCTGGCAGAATGCCATGCCCTCGGTGAGCAAGGAAACCGAGCAGATCCTGCGAATCATAGCCTCCGACTCGGCTTCCGAGGACGGTGGCAGAAAGTTCGAGGAGAACTGCTTGTACCTCAACGTTTTTGTACCTGATGGTAAGTTTTCCCACTGATTAAAAACAGGATTTTTGATAAAGATTTGTTAAATATCTTCAtttgattaaataaaagtatacattaaaagaaaatcgaaaagttaaaaaaatagttaaagcAGAAGACAAGCTTCGGGCCATTATTTTGTTACTTTGCTTATAAGGGTTAAGTAGTAGTCTGTAGGAACCTTTACATGTTGATATGTTTACCTGTTTTCCTGTTAAATGTTTCCACTTTGAACTCTTCTGAATGATACATTTCATTAAAGTACTTAATTTTATAGGAAAAAGTTACCATGTTTCacataatattaaattttggagcaaaataaaaatatactagatttgaatactataaaaataagattttcAAGAAGTTCAGTATTAAGTGACGAACCAGACATTATAAATATGATTATACATTTTGTACTACTTTTCCCTCAGGACTGCCCGAAATCAATGGGTATGCAGTTGTCGTTTGGATCCATTCCGGCGACTTCTCCACCGGCAGTCCGGCGGACGTGGAGCCATTTCAGTTGGTCTTCAAGCAGAAGGTGATCGTGGTGACCTTTTCGTACCGGCTGAATATCTTCGGGTTCTTCACAACCGACGACGGCGAGGCCCAGGGGAACTACGGTCTTATGGATCAGTCGGCGGCACTCTAttgggtcaagaagaacatcAACTTCTTTGGCGGGGACTCCAATCGCATCACCCTGATGGGACATGACGCGGGAGCCGTGAGTGTTGCCCTTCACATGACGTCGGGTGAGTGGTCGAAGGGCGGCTTTCACAAGGCCATCATCATGTCGGGCAACCCGCTGAGTCCGGTGAAAATGCCCTACGAATACGAGGGATCTCTGGACCAAGTGTCCAGCACCTTCGGCTGCCCGCGCAGACCGACTTCGATGTTCATGCAGTGCCTGAGGAGAATCGACGCCAAGAGGCTGTCGGAGAACCTGCCCTCGGTGAGCTGGGGTCCTGTTGTGGACTTCGGATTGAGCAACACCTCGTATCCGTTCATCGAGAATCAGCCGGAGATCCTGTTCAGGAAGGGGAGCTACCACAAGGTGCCCGTCATCATCGGAGTCACCGACATGGAGGAGGTGCTGACTCTGTTCAAGGACAACCTCGACACGGACATCAGTGCTTCGGATCTGGAGGGATTCTACACCGACATCGCGGTGAACGACATGCACAAGCTTGTGCGAAACTACGAGTGGTGCTCCAACTACGAGTTGATATCCGATGCCATCCACTTCATGTACGCAAACGACTCCGACACGGATGCGAAGAAGGCCAACAAACACATCATAAGTGCCCACACCGAAAAGTTCTACATCACGCCCATGCAAACGTTCGCCGACCTGATAAGTAATGACAGCGAGGTCTATAGTTACCTGTTCAAGATGCGACCGCGGTCGCTCCCAGATCTGCCCGGCTGGATAAGTGTGCCCAAGTATTTCGATCAGGTGTTCGTCTGGGGCAATCCCTACATGACCAACTCGGTCGACTGGAAGTCCATCGACAAAAAAATCTCTGACATAATCATGACCTTGTGGGCGAACTTTGCCAAGACCTCGAACCCCACAAAGTCGAATGTTTACGTAAAGTGGAACGCCATGACCCCCAACAATGACTCAGTGCTTCTCATCGACCAGAGCTTCAACACGGACAACTTGCTGAACAATCAGCGGATCAACTTCTGGAAAGTGCTGTACCCCAAGATCCTCGCCTTCTCCGCCGATTGTTGCAACTCCACATTCTCGGGCAGTGCCCTAGTGATCGCCGCTTCCGTTCCAATACTTTGTACCCTTAGCGTTATCGTTACTATATTTTGAATAAAGAGATCCTGCAAATAGATACCGCTTAGACCCTCTGTCAGTAATCTGTCCTACCGTTacttatattaataaatacctAAAACAACAGAACCAATGTATACAAAGTTCGCCGTTGTCGTTTATTGGTCGTTCGAAACTTATAAGATACTGGTTGGTAACCACGACTGCCATACATATAGGGGTGGGTCCAGGAAATCCATAGAACTCGGAAATCACCTAAAATGGTGGCTAACAGTATGCAACAGTAcaattatttgtatatattgttgcatacttttagacagcATTTGAAGAGATTTTAAGCCCTAGCAATCTGGGACTTTTCGTTTTCGCAAGATACACCATGAGGTTTAAGTCAAAGCTCAGAGTGCTTCTTCGATACTCATTTTCGAAACGTACATATACACCTGTTAAACTAATCACCACTAACTCATTCGCCTTTTATACACTCATTAGTAAATGTCGTTGTCTTTTGGAGCTAAATACATGTAAATGTTTTCTGTGGAATTGCAATACTACACCTACTCGTCAGCCTCAAAAATGTGGGCGTTTAAGATCTGGAAGCCCCTGCTGTGCACTTTGGAGCTTTTGCATAGAGGGGGCAGTCCTTGAACGCGCTTTTTTGGTCGAAATGTTAAGCCATTGTCAGTGTACCAGCTCCGATGCCGTAGCCCACGCCCTTTGGTCCGTAGAATTTGCCATAGCACGAGCGGCAGTATATGCCGCCATCGGGTCCGTCGTTCAAGTTGGTCGAGTCCAGATATTTTCGGCACTCCATGCAGTAGAAGCACAGCTTGTGCCAGACATGGTGTTTGCTCTTCATCTGCTCCGCGGCGAAAACCATGAATCCGCACCGCGGACATCCGTTCTCCGACTTTTGTCCGTTGCGGTCGATGAGTCCCCAGCTGAAAGCAAGAATGGCGAGAGGAAACTTAGACTGATTTCTGACTAATTAGTACGGCTTAAGTGGCGtgcttataaataaataatagataAATGAGAAATATCATGAACAAACTGAATACTGAAAGTAAAACCAGAGAGAGAAATCTATATTAAAGAGCCTCGACTCTCAGATACCCAGTGCAACCCCAAGGACGCGATGCCTAAACATCTCTAGAATCACAATGCTTTACCAAAGTTTTCaatcttttatagtttctgagaCATTAGCAGATTTTTGTTGCTTATGGTCTTTTCTTGAGACacacttgcgctgcgcaggaacctCTAGAATCTGCCTGCTTAATCCCAACATTACTCTATGAGGAAGAGctattaaaatgcatttgatACTATTCTTGTATTTGAAACTACATACATGCAATTTAACATGCTTACTAAAAAACGTAAGTAAgtattctttaaatttatatcaAACCTATGGTGTGCTCTTcctaatatatgtatatatatccatCAACACTAAATGCTTACCAGCTGGGCGTGTACTCGTAGTTGGTGGACACCAGAGTGGGCGTGTGTCCGTATCCAAATCCCTTGGGGCCGTACAGCTTCGCGTAGCACAGCTTGCAGTAGATGTTGTCATCCGGACCGTCACAGGCGAGCACGGAGTCCAGCGGTCGGGTGCACCTGGCACAGTTGAAGCACTTCCTGTGCCACATCTTTCCCTTGGACAACTGCAACTCTGCGGCGAACACAGCACCACCGCACCGAGGACATCCCTCGCCATCCGGAGCCATGATGGAAGTCGTGTCAGGAGCAACAAACGGTCGCTCGGCTCCCAAGTTTTCTTCACTGAAAGATTTAATTTAGAAAGCCATCCCGAATCGAAGTTAATTTAAAGGAGACTCTAAGCCCCTGCAAGTCACATCACCAGAGGTTAAAATCACATAAAATTCTATCCTTATGTTTGAGAtatataaaatgcattttaatttatttcaaatactAAGGGACTTACGTAATGCCATCGGTTTGCAGGAAGCTGGATCCACAGGCGAATCCGTAACCATGGGGTCCCCACTTCTTGCCGTAGCAAGTCTTGCAGTACACCTCATTGTCCGGACCATCGCACGCAATAATGGAGTCCAGGGTTTTGGTGCAGTCCCGACACTTGAAGCACTTCCGGTGCCAGGGTCTTCCCTTCGAGAGCACCTGTTCGGCGGCGAAGACAACGCCACCACATCGTGGACATCCCTCGCCCAGAGGAGCCTGGATTTGCTCCACATTTATGGCAGAGGCCTTGGGCGCCATGTCGCTAGTAAGATCGTTACCTCTTAACCAATTTACCCACTGAAATGTAGGGTGCTATCCTACCTTTGCCATTCGCTGTCTTTGATGTCGGACATTAACCCCAAGGACGAAATGCCAATGTGTCCGTAGCCCCTGGCCCCAAACTTCTGAGCATAACATCCTGTAAAGCTCGTTACGTAAGATCTATGTCCTTTAAACTCTAGGGCTCTGAATATACCTCTGCAGTAAATGTCCTTGTCCGGACCATCACAGTGAAGAGTTGAGTCCAGGGTCTTGTTGCACTGCACGCACTTGAAGCACCTCCGGTGGTAGCCCTATGATACGCAGCATTATCCAAACGAATATGAGAAGATCGCAAACTGTTTTCATATATTACACCCCCTTATAAGGCCTACCTTGCCTCTCGCCAGCATTTGCTCGGCAGCATAAACATATATGCCACACCGCGGACAGCCCAGCCCATCAGGTGCTTTCGGCGGAATCTTCGGCGGAACAAACCTAAAAAGATTCAGATGCTTCCCTCAATTACAGAGCTCTAAATGGACATTCATTAGGGGGCCTCTTAGTCACACGGCGCAGAGCAGAGAACACAAGGCGGAAAGGTCGGTCGTTGTGCCTCGACAAAAAACGAAACGGGGGAATTCAACGGGTCCACATAGACAGCGACAAGAGAGAATACGAATAGACAACCTATAAATAACACGTGAGTAAGCTTACAGATACTTAGTTTtattgtacattttattttatcaatttacATTCCGTGGGCGTTGTAAACAAAGACACAAACATTGTTCTTAACCAAAGACCACAGTGTGTTTGTATAACATTAAACAATCGTACATATAGGCATAGGTATCGTTAGTGGAATTTTTCCAGAGCATTAGAAACTGGATATCCCTGGCGATTTCAATTTATGGGTggggtttttcatttttcgggGTACTCTTGGGAGGGGGGAGAACATTTAAAACATACAGTTTCTAATAGAAAGCAAAACTACACATTTAATTCAAGGAATTTTACACAATTTTCAtacaaaacatatttttaatttagtccTTACTCTCTGTTTAAGTGGGCGCCAGTGTCCATGGACAGGCAGCCGGCACCGCCACCGAAACCGTATCCCTTGGGACCGTACTTGCGACCATGGCAGTTTTTGCAGAAAAGCTCCTTCTCGTGCTCCGTGCAGTTGGTCGAGTCCAGGGCCTTGTTGCACATGCCTGAAACGAAGCGATTTGGTTTTAGCCATCCGTCTCGAAGGACCAGGCCATGCGGAGCCTGCTCGAAGGACCAGGGTACTTACTGCACTTGAAGCAGGTCTTGTGGAATTTGTAGCCTCCGGCAACGCGCTCCTCGGCGGCGTAGACCGACTTTCCGCACGCGGGGCACTTGGGGGTTTCCACGGGAACAAAAGGCATTGTGATCTGAGTGCGTGTGTGTCTGCGGAGGGGCAAAAAACTCTGATTATAGCCAACTGCAGCGGTGGTTCTTGTAAATCGGCGCGACTGAATAATACATATAGGTAATCCTTAGGATATATACCTCGGAGGTACTGTGTGAAGTAGTTCCTATTCGTCGGAAATGCCGCGGACTAGACTGGAAAGATTCTGTACACAGGTAGTCTATATTTGTGGATGCACACGGCACAACTAAGAAAATACAGTTTGCGTAATAAAAACAGCACTTTCTGAATATATCATTATTTATCATGCAATGCCCACGGCTGTGTGTATGTGTACCCTCGGCTATATCCACGCCGATGTCTCATTGCTCGGCTGGTAACAGCCCATAGTAACTTCGATCTCATTAGGCCCATTCCTATGCTCTTTGTGTTCGAGTACCTGCTCTTATTGCATCCCCAAGGGCTCAGCATGCAAGTGCTTTGGGAAAAATCGAAGCGCCTAACTGGCTACTTCTCACGAAGGCTCTGGGGTTTTCCTCAGAGCCACCCCTAGCCACCACCCTTCACCACCTATGTGTAATCCGGTTTACgcaacaattaatttattagcTTTCGACACGCACACCACAGCCCGAGCAGATGTAAATATGTATGTTTGTAGTCTAAAAATATATGCACACCATGCGATGTGTATCAAAGTACATTCATGGCCTTATTTTAGACTTAGAAATGCGAAAATAACTCATAACTGGTCACCCAGTTCCATAAATAAACGTGTTGCGCATACTGTGCAAAGAATCGCCCTTCGATCCTGATCGGAATCAGCTTTACAGGCCATTGGCTGCTCGAAAATGAGTTCCAGTTTTCGAAAAAGGCAGTGTTCGAGTGTGGATCGAATAGCCACAAGTGTTTCGTTGGGGGCAAAATGAATATGCACATGGAGATGAAGCGTCCGTTCATCATCGGATGGGATGCGATGCCCATGTTTAAACATATCTATTAATAAACGCGTCTCTGGGTATTTGTTAATTGTAAATCGCTCACTTGCGATTGGCAATGAGCCTAACAACTTATGAAGGCCGGACCCATTGACTCGTGGTTTTTAACAATATGGCTTGCTCTGTGCCCGCATTGTTTGTCCGCCGTCGATCTCGAGATACCACTATTATTTTTGGCGACAGTTCAGGGTTAGTTTGCAAGAACGTCGGGAATTATCCACTCGATCGCCTCAAGAAACACGGAAGTGTGTTTTAATTACCTCTGCGGGCGGacaattaatataaaatagaaaTGTGGCACAGCACTGAGTCATTTGTATTAATAACCGCACCGCGCATAATTATGAATATGTAATGTAATAATTTGCCTTTTCTTTGGTTTCGCCTAGCTTCGTTTATCTCCGATTTTAGCCATAATATGCAGCTGGGCCAGAGACTGTGGGTTGCTGACCTGGTCTCGCTTCATCTAACAAAGAGGCCTCACCTTCAAGCCCATTTTTCGAAAATGTGGGACTGGCATTTTAGCATaacaaagaaattaatttacacCGATCAGTTCCAGATGTTGTGATAATCAGTTCATCAGATatcgtttatttttttataaaatagataaattaattcatatacaaataattattataattgtacATTTGACTTCATCTTTTATTAAACCATCCAATAGTTAAACgtaatttatacaaattacAGTCGCTGCAATacaaattatgcaaaataatGTATATAGTTTACAGTCACTGTAGAAATATGTTAATTTAGGTTGAGTCCGACTTTAATCGGTTGGCGAACTCAACTTGCTGGATCTCCCTCCACTCTTTCTTTGGCTTCATCCGCTTCAGCTGGCCGTCCCAGACCAGGTCGATCAGGCCTCCCTGCTTGGCGATCACGCTCTTCACCCGGTTCGCGAAGTCGATCGCCGACTCGCCCTCCTGCCGGTACATGGGCGGCAGGTACCACACATCGCACACGATGGCCCACGAGGTCATCATCATGTACAGATACTGCATCATCGAGTACTTCGCGCTGTTCCAGAAGGCG is part of the Drosophila biarmipes strain raj3 chromosome 2R, RU_DBia_V1.1, whole genome shotgun sequence genome and encodes:
- the LOC108026605 gene encoding MICOS complex subunit Mic10, translating into MSHDAPKSSDKQPKREPPAVTAETITMDKCIADFCLKGGSGLIIGSVFTLFFTRPQTYPIWLGMGFGMGVAYDCCQARWSEQ
- the LOC108026943 gene encoding uncharacterized protein LOC108026943 isoform X1, which translates into the protein MWQASGEQGEYELPLKETHTQAKYFKHFFQAFHLYSLRNMLRYLLILCALRSATCGDTELLTQTVYGFLDFTTTIGNTVMVFSPQSSPAFELQANNTHEIVNIIETKPKVIKKEKEKVGIKPTPLIVTHSNVIAETKASEIEPYNISLSNSPIQTLLNTPEYDLLSRQPEQFAEETYRLVNFKSKNEADRQRVYPSKKEPIHGYQTRSSEFKSIVTATKESAKFSKVSAVHPLSSAEKKSKPRQTRINKPVASSIQPSRTLKESSSQTQLSSKPPRKSQQSGRDNRGSSSSRKSSRPKGKRRNKHTHSSKLVITPSATETTSRHSYRTKANANAVQEEPVSVVSPNSFKLNRRPGRWQYKSSPKPKVNIRKNASPNLPTTIQNDTLQNDVTPVEIITNEAVNNGRDLEASGSQNGPVANNNKDDSNSKYFVQTLNVEISTPQPFIDTYYEIATIKTPFIFQAGVVKKTRFLTVTSTIEKVIQEEHTKEYSEDDGPLTENILEATASTDDKTLAGSVTTLKPIYLGEEAETPSLETVTESFSITHTKLKTQILPVVFEKRNETIQVTLVQTYDYTSLITVTQTISPLSEDFNPSKNFKDFEGSLDEAGSEINLDLEFGDEDNTGKFDAKIKPKNKMEVKSNVTNPLIPLIPESISFPETLQNNVITSTRPVIKLETIWESHVVPLVRGTETIMRTLSKSVGVVEKTEYVTEVATISMPTPSSQYPFSINPFVPFNPLLPLPPQQLITSTEIQQSMVTETSSKVLKLTFGARTAYTTIFSTSVVPTAVTRLITATIPGQPGQSFPNYYPPPYNPFAYVG
- the LOC108026789 gene encoding muscle LIM protein Mlp84B; its protein translation is MPFVPVETPKCPACGKSVYAAEERVAGGYKFHKTCFKCSMCNKALDSTNCTEHEKELFCKNCHGRKYGPKGYGFGGGAGCLSMDTGAHLNREFVPPKIPPKAPDGLGCPRCGIYVYAAEQMLARGKGYHRRCFKCVQCNKTLDSTLHCDGPDKDIYCRGCYAQKFGARGYGHIGISSLGLMSDIKDSEWQSDMAPKASAINVEQIQAPLGEGCPRCGGVVFAAEQVLSKGRPWHRKCFKCRDCTKTLDSIIACDGPDNEVYCKTCYGKKWGPHGYGFACGSSFLQTDGITEENLGAERPFVAPDTTSIMAPDGEGCPRCGGAVFAAELQLSKGKMWHRKCFNCARCTRPLDSVLACDGPDDNIYCKLCYAKLYGPKGFGYGHTPTLVSTNYEYTPSCWGLIDRNGQKSENGCPRCGFMVFAAEQMKSKHHVWHKLCFYCMECRKYLDSTNLNDGPDGGIYCRSCYGKFYGPKGVGYGIGAGTLTMA
- the LOC108026788 gene encoding carboxylesterase 5A, whose translation is MDCRRNFLAYLALFLHVVSNCCLAPVQCVDAPFIHIPGNGVISGTYLKMFRTQNIKAYLGIRYAHARRFQPPDIELTPWKGIFNATVFQPDCWQNAMPSVSKETEQILRIIASDSASEDGGRKFEENCLYLNVFVPDGLPEINGYAVVVWIHSGDFSTGSPADVEPFQLVFKQKVIVVTFSYRLNIFGFFTTDDGEAQGNYGLMDQSAALYWVKKNINFFGGDSNRITLMGHDAGAVSVALHMTSGEWSKGGFHKAIIMSGNPLSPVKMPYEYEGSLDQVSSTFGCPRRPTSMFMQCLRRIDAKRLSENLPSVSWGPVVDFGLSNTSYPFIENQPEILFRKGSYHKVPVIIGVTDMEEVLTLFKDNLDTDISASDLEGFYTDIAVNDMHKLVRNYEWCSNYELISDAIHFMYANDSDTDAKKANKHIISAHTEKFYITPMQTFADLISNDSEVYSYLFKMRPRSLPDLPGWISVPKYFDQVFVWGNPYMTNSVDWKSIDKKISDIIMTLWANFAKTSNPTKSNVYVKWNAMTPNNDSVLLIDQSFNTDNLLNNQRINFWKVLYPKILAFSADCCNSTFSGSALVIAASVPILCTLSVIVTIF